One part of the Eleginops maclovinus isolate JMC-PN-2008 ecotype Puerto Natales chromosome 14, JC_Emac_rtc_rv5, whole genome shotgun sequence genome encodes these proteins:
- the krcp gene encoding kelch repeat-containing protein gives MEDFGIYAVFGVNGPPQRLLSPEGSCRVCVAVPPSVRQVVLFSSGPWGQRVCVNAELNDADRFPITIGKLTPYNKCLSWEQWEEETWTDGVTLDVTLEGGNLVKADWSKPEIMAVKEYTPKDIVAPLAARVVNGKKRDRESEEDENKTTTTGEQENTCPNGSVEKTTPLRKARGQTKGAQKLFSSGADATKIKGTANGTGEAQGIVGRTPPQSAARTKSRQAKTPTQTSPLVSPSGRWGQTLCPIDAQTAILIGGQGARMQFCKDPMWKLCTEDMSWVAAETLAEGPTPEARIGHTSVYDPDSRRIFVFGGSKNKKWFNDVHILDTQSWKWTMVEAQGKVPPLAYHSCSMFRGELFVLGGVFPCPNPEPDGCSDSLYIFDPNLSIWYQPIVTGNKPSPRSGHSACVMQQRKIYVFGGWDTPVCYNDMYMLDLGLMEFSAVKTSGKAPSPRSWHGSAVLSDTKFLIHGGYNGNNALTDAFVFDIDANSWTEVTLPQLSLPRAGHSIITMDTDGLFKEDGDVDMDAGSISKKLLVFGGGDNERNFYFDLTTVAVEDLLAAVERA, from the exons ATGGAAGACTTCGGAATATACGCGGTTTTCGGAGTAAACGGTCCTCCTCAGAGGCTGCTGAG CCCTGAAGGGTCGTGCAGGGTGTGTGTTGCAGTTCCACCAAGTGTCCGCCAGGTGGTGCTGTTCAGCAGCGGGCCGTGGGGGCAGCGTGTCTGCGTCAACGCCGAGCTCAACGACGCTGACCGCTTCCCCATCACTATCGGGAAACTGACCCCGTATAACAA GTGTCTGTCATGGGAACAGTGGGAAGAAGAGACCTGGACAGACGGTGTCACACTGGATGTCACCCTGGAAGGAGGGAACCTG GTAAAAGCAGATTGGTCCAAGCCAGAGATCATGGCTGTGAAGGAATACACACCAAAG GACATCGTGGCTCCCCTTGCAGCGCGGGTGGTCAACGGCAAGAAGAGAGATAGAGAGTCAGAGGAAGACGAGAATAAGACGACCACGACAGGGGAGCAGGAGAACACTTGTCCCAATGGCAGCGTGGAGAAGACCACTCCTTTGAGAAAGGCCAGAGGTCAAACGAAAGGGGCCCAGAAGCTGTTCAGCAGTGGAGCAGATGCAACAAAGATTAAGGGAACAG CTAATGGAACAGGAGAGGCGCAGGGGATTGTGGGTAGAACGCCTCCTCAGAGTGCAGCCAGGACGAAGAGTAGGCAGGCCAAGACTCCCACACAGACCT CCCCATTGGTCAGCCCGTCAGGCCGCTGGGGTCAGACTCTGTGTCCTATAGACGCTCAGACAGCGATTCTGATTGGAGGACAGGGAGCCAGGATGCAGTTCTGCAAGGACCCCATGTGGAAGCTCTGCACAG AGGACATGTCCTGGGTTGCAGCGGAGACTCTGGCAGAGGGTCCCACCCCCGAGGCCAGGATCGGCCACACCTCCGTCTACGACCCGGACTCCAGGCGGATCTTTGTGTTTGGAGGCTCCAAGAACAAGAAGTGGTTCAACGACGTCCACATCCTGGACACACAGAGCTGGAAGTGGACCATGGTGGAG gcTCAAGGGAAGGTTCCTCCTCTGGCCTACCACAGCTGCAGCATGTTTCGGGGCGAGCTGTTTGTGCTGGGAGGAGTTTTCCCGTGTCCGAATCCGGAGCCCGACGGCTGCAGCGACTCGCTCTACATCTTCGACCCCAACCTCTCCATCTGGTACCAGCCGATTGTGACCGGTAACAAGCCCTCCCCCCGCTCAGG CCACTCTGCATGTGTGATGCAGCAGAGGAAGATCTATGTGTTTGGAGGATGGGACACCCCCGTCTGCTACAACGACATGTACATGCTGGACCTCG GTCTGATGGAGTTCtctgctgtgaaaacatctGGGAAAGCCCCCTCTCCACGAAG ctgGCATGGCAGTGCAGTGCTCTCAGATACAAAGTTCCTGATCCACGGAGGCTACAACGGGAACAACGCTCTCACTGACGCCTTCGTCTTTGATATCG ATGCCAACAGCTGGACGGAGGTGACGCTCCCTCAGCTGTCCCTCCCCAGGGCGGGACACTCCATCATCACCATGGACACAGACGGTCTCTTCAAGGAGGATGGAGACGTGGATATGGATGCGGGCTCCATCAGCAAAAAGCTGCTGGTGTTCGGAGGCGGAGACAACGAGAGAAACTTCTACTTTGACCTGACAACGGTCGCCGTGGAGGATCTGCTCGCTGCTGTTGAGAGAGCGTGA